The following coding sequences lie in one Arachis hypogaea cultivar Tifrunner chromosome 9, arahy.Tifrunner.gnm2.J5K5, whole genome shotgun sequence genomic window:
- the LOC112711568 gene encoding GDSL esterase/lipase At5g03610 encodes MCGSKRGNDALLVRSLIIQNQKLITVPMRKKQSPFIITLTTLFVLLLSIFTVEGAKKTYGVVGSSNGNVKLFVFGDSYVDTGNFIHSQSYKPPCGITFPGHPGGRFCDGRVLTDYLALYLKIDSPIPNAYRNASNIQNGINFAYGGTGVFDTHIDGPNLTAQINTFEQLIQQNLYTKTDLQSSFVLVNAGGNDYTAHIQHGSFFDIPKFTKSLVEQLARDIKRIQSLGVGKVAVSLIQPMGCLPELTVIDMHMNCIDLVNKVSQNHNQLLNDAIKQFNTQAGKTVLVTLDLYNAFLSAIDTMNKAHDRNSSLMNPLEECCVANMGHECGDVDEKGAKQYKVCQNPNLAFFWDTVHPSQNGWNAIFTLLQPSIAQFTLL; translated from the exons ATGTGTGGAAGCAAACGCGGAAATGATGCTTTGCTAGTACGCTCTCTCATCATTCAAAATCAAAAGCTCATCACAGTCCCAATGAGGAAGAAGCAATCTCCATTCATAATCACCCTCACAACCCTTTTTGTTCTCCTCCTCTCCATCTTCACAG TGGAAGGGGCTAAGAAGACATATGGGGTGGTTGGCAGCAGCAACGGGAATGTGAAATTGTTTGTGTTTGGGGATTCATACGTAGACACTGGCAATTTCATTCACTCGCAGTCGTATAAGCCTCCCTGCGGAATCACATTTCCTGGCCATCCTGGCGGAAGATTTTGCGACGGTCGTGTCCTCACCGATTATCTTG CTTTGTACCTGAAAATTGATTCACCCATACCAAACGCATATAGAAATGCATCAAACATTCAAAATGGAATTAACTTTGCCTATGGAGGAACTGGGGTATTTGATACCCATATTGATGGACCAAATTTGACTGCACAAATCAACACATTTGAGCAGCTAATTCAACAAAATCTCTACACCAAAACAGACCTTCAATCTTCCTTCGTTCTTGTCAACGCCGGTGGTAATGATTATACCGCACATATACAACATGGCAGCTTCTTT GACATACCAAAATTCACTAAATCCCTTGTGGAGCAACTGGCAAGAGATATTAAAAGAATCCAAAGCTTGGGAGTGGGGAAAGTGGCAGTGTCGCTAATACAACCAATGGGGTGTTTGCCTGAGCTAACTGTCATAGATATGCATATGAATTGCATTGACCTTGTTAACAAAGTTTCCCAAAACCACAACCAACTGTTGAATGATGCGATCAAACAGTTCAACACTCAAGCTGGTAAAACCGTTTTGGTAACACTAGACCTCTACAACGCTTTCCTCTCCGCAATTGATACAATGAACAAAGCACACGATA GAAACTCAAGCCTGATGAATCCATTGGAGGAGTGCTGTGTGGCAAACATGGGACATGAATGTGGGGATGTGGATGAGAAAGGAGCAAAACAATATAAAGTATGTCAAAATCCTAATCTTGCATTCTTCTGGGACACCGTTCACCCGTCACAAAATGGTTGGAACGCAATCTTCACTTTGTTGCAACCTTCTATAGCCCAATTCACGCTACTGTAA